A window of the Streptomyces griseochromogenes genome harbors these coding sequences:
- the dnaN gene encoding DNA polymerase III subunit beta yields MKIRVERDVLAEAVAWAARSLPARPPAPVLAGLLLKAEDGQLSLSSFDYEVSARVSVEAEVDEEGTVLVSGRLLADISRALPNRPVEISTDGVRATVVCGSSRFTLHTLPVEEYPALPQMPNATGTVPGEVFAAAVSQVAIAAGRDDTLPVLTGVRIEIEGDTVTLASTDRYRFAVREFLWKPENPEASAVALVPAKTLLDTAKSLGAGDSVTLALSGSGAGEGLIGFEGAGRRTTTRLLEGDLPKYRTLFPTEFNSVAVIETAPFVEAVKRVALVAERNTPVRLSFEQGVLILEAGSSDDAQAVERVDAQLEGDDISIAFNPTFLLDGLSAIDSPVAQLSFTTSTKPALLSGKPALDAEADEAYKYLIMPVRLSG; encoded by the coding sequence GTGAAGATCCGGGTGGAACGCGACGTACTCGCGGAGGCAGTGGCGTGGGCTGCACGCAGCCTCCCGGCCCGTCCGCCGGCGCCTGTCCTCGCCGGCCTCCTGCTGAAGGCCGAGGACGGCCAGCTGAGCCTGTCGAGCTTCGACTACGAGGTCTCCGCCCGCGTGAGCGTCGAGGCCGAGGTCGACGAGGAGGGCACGGTCCTCGTCTCCGGCCGCCTGCTCGCCGACATCTCCCGCGCCCTCCCCAACCGTCCGGTGGAGATTTCCACAGACGGTGTACGGGCGACCGTGGTCTGCGGTTCCTCGCGGTTCACCCTGCACACCCTGCCTGTGGAGGAGTACCCGGCGCTGCCGCAGATGCCGAACGCCACGGGCACCGTCCCCGGCGAGGTCTTCGCCGCCGCCGTGTCCCAGGTGGCCATCGCGGCCGGCCGTGACGACACGCTGCCCGTCCTCACCGGTGTGCGCATCGAGATCGAGGGCGACACGGTCACCCTGGCCTCCACCGACCGCTACCGCTTCGCGGTCCGCGAGTTCCTGTGGAAGCCGGAGAACCCGGAGGCCTCCGCCGTCGCCCTGGTCCCGGCGAAGACGCTGCTGGACACCGCCAAGTCGCTGGGCGCGGGTGACAGCGTCACGCTGGCGCTCTCCGGCTCCGGCGCCGGCGAGGGCCTGATCGGCTTCGAGGGCGCGGGCCGCCGGACGACCACGCGTCTGCTCGAGGGCGACCTGCCGAAGTACCGCACGCTGTTCCCGACCGAGTTCAACTCCGTCGCCGTGATCGAGACCGCCCCCTTCGTGGAGGCCGTCAAGCGTGTGGCCCTGGTCGCCGAGCGGAACACCCCGGTGCGGCTGAGCTTCGAACAGGGTGTGCTGATCCTGGAGGCCGGCTCCAGCGACGATGCACAGGCTGTGGAAAGGGTTGACGCGCAGCTGGAGGGCGACGACATCTCGATCGCCTTCAACCCGACCTTCCTGCTGGACGGTCTGAGCGCCATCGACTCTCCGGTGGCCCAGCTGTCGTTCACGACGTCCACCAAGCCCGCGCTGCTCAGTGGGAAGCCGGCGCTGGACGCGGAGGCGGACGAGGCCTACAAGTACCTGATCATGCCGGTGCGGCTGAGCGGCTGA